In the genome of Candidatus Eremiobacterota bacterium, the window AATCGACGCTCACCAACAGGTGCCCCTCGAGCTCGGGCCTGAAGGCTTTCCTTATCAGGTGGCCCAGGGCTGTCCTCACGGGTATGTTCTGGAGATTGGGCTCAGAGCTGGAAAGCCTTCCCGTGGCCGTTCCCCGCGCGTTGAAGGTGGTATGAATCCTTCCCGTGAGGGGGCTCACCATTGCCGGGAGGGCATCCGCATAAGTGTTCTGAAGCTTCTTCACTTCCCTGAACTCAAGAATCTTGTCCACGATGGGATAAAGGGGCGCAAGCTCCGAGAGCACGTCCTGGGCCGTCGAATACCCCTGGGTGGTCCTGGTTTTTCCCGGGATGGAGAGCTTCCCGAAGAGGATCTCGCCGAGCTTCTTTGGTGAGCTGATATTGAATTTCTCGCCGGCCATCACGTGGATCTCCTCCTCGAGCGCCTCCGCGCGGCGCCCAAGCACTCCGGAGGCCTCCCTGAGAAGGGCGGCGTCGCAGTATATCCCTCGGTGCTCGAGGGCGGCAAGCACGGCGATAAGAGGAAGCTCCACCTCGTAAAGGACCTTCTCAAGGGACTCCTCTGCAATGCGCTCCTTCAAGATGGGCACGAGCTCCGCTATGGCAGAGGCCCCGGCAAGGGCGCAGCTTTTCACTGCGGCCGCAGGGACTTCGCCCTTCCCCCCGAGCGCCTCGAAAGGTGCCTCGAGGACCTTTCCGGCGAAACGGCGGTAGACCGAGGGAAGCTTCTGGGCCCCTTCACCGGGCTCAAGGAGAAACGAGGCCATGGCGGCATCATAAATATTCCGCGGCAAGGGCAGCCCCTTTGTCAGAAGGAGCCTCAGAATCCCTTTCATGGCAAAGCCCCCGATCTCCCGGCAGGAGGCCAGGGCGCCCATGACCGCCGCGAGGAGCTCTTCTTCGGCCCCTGAAAGAGGCAGATAATAAAGGACATCGCGGGAAGGAGCGATGGCAAGGCCGGAAAGGGCGCTCCCCGGCCCTGCGCCGAAAAGCACCGGGCAGCCGCTCTCCTTCAGGTCCTCCAGGAGCTTCTCAAGCCTCTCCTCACCGTCAAGGACGCAGCACTCAAGAGAGGCCGCTCCATCGGCCTGCGGCAGGATCTCGGCGGGAAAGAGCTTTTTGAGGAGGCTCTTGAATTCAAAATGCTCCAGGAAGGCCTTGAGGGACTCCCCGGCAGGCGGCCCGAACCGGAAAAGCTCCCTGTCAAAGGTGATATCGAGATCGGTGCGGATCACGGCAAGCTTTCTGTCGCGGCGCGCCAGGTCCCTGTCCTTCTCAAGCAGGCCACGGAATCGCGGCGGCACTCTCTCCAGGGAGGAGAGAATCCCCTCAAGGGAGCCGAACTCGGCGAGAAGCTTCCTGGCCGTCACGTCGCCGATGCCTGCCACACCAGGCAGGTTGTCGGAAGAATCGCCGGCTATGGCTTTCAGATCGACTATCTGTGAAGGGGTGAGCCCGTATTTTGCCTTCACTTTCTCCTCGTCAAAGACCACGAACTCTGATATCCCCCTGTGGGGCGAGAGCACCTTCACGGCCGGCGACACGAGCTGAAGAAAGTCCCTGTCGGCGCTCACTATCATCACCTCGAGCCCTTCCTTCTCGGCTTTTACCGCCAGCGTGCCGATACAGTCATCGGCCTCGTGGCCGTGCTCAAAGACTATGGGAATGCCGAAAAGGTCCACGAGCTTCTCGATGGCGTCAAGCTGCCCCGCGAGATCCTCGGGCATTTTCTGGCGGTGGGCCTTGTAGTCGCAGTATTCCCTGAGGCGCTCGGAAGGCGGGGCCTTGTCAAAGGATGCCGCCACAAAATCAGGCTTCACCTCGTCAAGCACCTTGAGGAGCATAGTGGCAAAACCGTAAAGGGCGTTCACCTTCTCCCTCTTTGATGTCTCAAGGGGCGGAAGGGCATAGAATGCCCTGTACGCGAGGCCATGGCCATCAACGAGGAGAAGCATGGGAGGCTTTTCTGTCATGGGGTTCACCTTCCCTTGCAGGATCCCTCGCCCGCATGGTGAGGGAAAATGGAACTATTCTCTTTCCGGGGCCATTCTCCTCCATCTGCCGGGAAATTCCAAGAGGGAAATTTATTCTCGCCGTGTAACTATTTAGCGCAATGGAAAATCTTCTCAAGACCGGATCGCTCTTAAGAGAGCGCTACAAGATCAAGAAGGTCCTCTACGAGGGGAGATTTTATAATATCTACCTCGCAGAGGATCCCGAGACGAAAGGCACGATCCAGATCACCGAGTTCCACCTCGCAAAGCTCCCGCCCGCCAAGAGGAGCCTCACGGAAGAGCAGTTTCTCGAGGCCATCGATCTCCGCAAAGCCCTCTCGCACCCCATGCTCCCCACGGTCCTTGACGGCTTCTACCATGAAGACCATGCCTACCTGGTCATGACCTACGGGGGGGGGCTGTCTCTTGAGCAGTACCTCACCATGGCCGTGAACCCTTTTACCGTTCCAGAGGCCATCGAGCGGGGCCTCAAGATAATCGACGCCCTCGCCTATCTTTATGACAGGCCCTCTCCTCTCCCCTTTTCCCACCTCGATGCGCCCCATATCCTCATTGATGAGCAGGCCAACATGAGCCTGATGGGCTTCGGCCTCCATATCTTTCTGGATCACTATTTTTCCTCGACCGATCCCTACGCCTTCTGCGCCCCTGAAATCTCCGAGGGGAAGGCCTTCTCCATACAGTCGGCGGTCTATGCCCTTGGAGCCCTCCTCTACTACATGACGACAAAGCAGAAGTTTGACATCAGGAGCAAAGCCAATGCCCGGCCCCGCGAGGTCATCAAGGACATGCCGGCGGGCTTTGACGAGGTCCTGGAAAAAGCCCTCGCAAAGGAGCCCGCCTCGAGGTTTATTGACATGGAGACCTTCTCGCGCAAGCTCCGGGAGGTCATTAACCCCCCGCCGCCCCCCCCGGAGCAGGTACCCGAAGTGACACCGAAAGAGGGGACGCTCCAGAAGGAAACGAGCCGCTTCGTCAAGTGGTTCGTGAGAGGCGCCATAATCGCGTGCGCGGTGCTGGCAGTGCTTGCAGCGCCTTTTCTCATCAAGAGCTTCATCAAAGGGCAGAAGCCGCCGGGCGCCGACATGGCCTATGTCCTCCCGGAAGAGAAGAACCAGATCCTCATATTTGACCTCAAAACAGGGAAAGAGCAGGCCTGGGTAACCTTTCTCGGCACGGCAAAGGCCATTGGCATTGCCGAGAACGGCGAGAGGCTCTTCATCGCAAGGAAGGAGAAGAGCATCCTTGTTGCCGATGCAAAGAGCGGGAGCTCCCTCGGCTCCTTTCCCCTCGAGGACGAGCCCTCGAACCTTATTGTGGCGCCTCAGGGGCCCTTCCTTTATATCACCGGCACGAACTCGCCTGACATCACCGCGTGGGACAGCGACACTCTCAAGACCGACTGCCTCATCACGAGCGGCGTCACCTGCCGGGCGCTTGCCGCCAGCCCCGACGGCTCAGCAATTTTTGCCGCAGGCATTGAAAGCAGGGAGATCGCCGTAATCGACAGCGTCAAAAAGAGCATCACGGCATCTTTTTCGCTGGAAGAGTCTGCCGATGAAATAGTCGCCACCAGGGACGGCACCTTCCTTCTTGTCCTTTCCAGCGGGAAGACGGCCTTTTACCAGATCGGGGCAAAAAGCCTCGCAAAGGAGCTTATGCTGGGGAAGGGGCAGAAGCATGGAGCGGCCGCCCGCGGCAAGGAGGGGCCTGATTATGCCTACGTGGCCTGTGAATCCGACGGGGCGATCTTCGTGCTGGACTGCGCCAGTTTCTCGGTGGTCAAGAAAACAGTGACGCGGGGGGTCCCGAGAGCCCTCGCCGTATATGAGGGGGGGAAGGTGCTCTACGTCGCCACTGTGGCCCCCGAAAGCCTCCTGCTCTTCGACAGCGCCACGCTGCGCCTCATCAAGGAATACCCTCTTCCCTTCAAGCCCTCGTCACTCCTCGTCCATTAGGCATATGCCTCCGGCTTACCGTGAGCCTGCGAAAGTGACAAGCACCGAGGCAAAGGCGGCGATGCCCTGCCCTTCCCCCACGAAGCCCATCCCCTCGGCGGTCTTGGCTTTCACCGAGACGGCCTCAGGGGGCACGGAGAGTGCCCTCGCGATGTTCCCGGCCATGGAAGCCCTGTGAGGAGCAAGACGAGGCTTCTCGGTGATGACGATACTGTCAAGGTGGACTATGGAAAATCCTTCTTTCGAGGCCATCTCCCCCGTGCTCTCCAGAAGCCTGAGGCTCTCTGCATCGCGGTAGCGCTCATCGGTGTCCGGGAAGCGGCTTCCTATGTCGCCCGAGGCCATGGCCCCCAGAAGAGCGTCAATTATGGCGTGCACGAGCACATCAGCGTCTGAATGCCCCAAAAGCCCGAGGGAATAAGGGATAGTGACTCCTCCCAGCACAAGGGGCCTCCCGGGACTGAAGCGATGGCTGTCAAAACCTATGCCGGTGCGGTACCGGGTGCTCTGGAGCGCCTGCGACAGAGCATTCATGCGCTCCTCGAGGAAAAGCACGCGGTCCTCGATGGGCCTGAGAAAATCCCGGGACGCCGGGACTCTCTCCCTGCCGGTCCTCCGGCCTTCTCCGTCAAGAATGCCTGCATGAGCCTCCCTGCATGCCTCGGCAACAAAGCGCTGGACCTCATCGCGGCACCGCGCGAGATGCCCCCGCTTCTGGATGATGACGGAAGCCACCGTCTCGGTCCTGAAGGTGATTCCCATGAAAAGATGCTCCACCAGGATGGACTCGCCGCCCGAGGAGGCCATCTCCTCGAGGGCCTGCTCAAGGGCGCGCTTTGTGCTGGGATCAAAGATGAGGCCCCCGCCGAAATCAAGCTTATCGCCCCATCCGGCAAGCGAAAGTATCTCCTGCCTCACGGCATCTGCAGTGTAGCCGTACTTCTTCAATACCTTCGAGGGAAAGCAGTCATCTTCGGCAATAATCGCAAGGAGCAGGTGCTCAGTGCCCACGAGCTTGTGCCCCATGGCCCTGGCCTCCTCCTCGGCATCCTTTATCACCTTTCCGGCCCGCTCGCCGAAGGCCTCAAACATTGTCATGCCTCCTCAGGTCAAGGACCTTCTTTATCTTTCCTGTCCTGGCCACGCGCGGCAAGCTCCCCTTCGGCACGATCTCGACGGAGAGGGAGCCGAGCCACTTTTCCCTGAGGGCCTCGGCAAGCTCGCCATGGCCTTCCAGGATGGCGCGCCGTATGGTGCCCGCCAGGTAGCGCTGGTCTTTTGCCTCATCAAGGCGGGATTCCACCCTTATGACAAGGTGGTCTTTCCTCGCGGCGCTCTTCGCCACTATCTGGAAGAGGTGGCTCACCGCGGGGAAGGCCGCAAGGTGGTGCTCAATCTCATCGGGATAGATGCTCACGGTGCCCACGCGCACCACATCATCACAGCGCCCCATGAGCTCAAAGAGCCCGTCACTCCTTCCGCAGGGGCACTGCCCCTCGATGAGGCGGCCCGCATCGCCGGTCCTGTAGCGGATCACCGGCATGAGGCGCCTTTTAAGGTTGGTGATCACCAGCTCCCCCGTCACTCCAGGCGCCGCCGTCCCGCCTGTCTCGGGGTCTATGACCTCCAGGACCTGGTACTCCGTGAGGAGATGATGAACCGAGCCGGTGCAGTGGGGGCACTGGTAGCCCACGGGGCCGGCATCGACGGAGGCATATCCCGCCGACATGATATTCCCCGCGCTGAAGACCTTGCGCAGATACTCCTTTACTTCGTCAGAGAGATGCTCGCCGCCGTACAGAATGGTTTTCAGCTCGAGAGGCCGGGACCTCTTCTCCAGGGCCTCGGCGAGCTGGATAATCACCGAGGGGAGGCCGATAAGGGCCGTGGGCCTGAAGAGATCAAGATATGATATGATGAGCTCCAGGTCGGCATTGCCTGCAATGGGGAGGGTCACCGATCCTATCTTCTCGAGAGCCCCGTTGGCCGCCAGGAAGGAAGTCCAGAGGTTTCCCGCCATGAAGAGATTCGCCACCACGTCCCGGGCGGTGATTCCGGCAATGCGGTACACCTCGGCCAGGACCCCGGCGACCTCATCAAACTCGCCGTGGCCGTAAATGCAGAATTTCGGGGCCCCCGTGGAGCCTCCGCTCGCGAAAACCGAGGCCCCTTCGAGAGAGCCCGTGAGAAGGCCCGTGCCCTTGGGGGGAGAGTTCAGATAGATGTCGCTCCGCTCAAGGAAAGGAACGGCAGGCCATGCCAGGTCCTTCAGCTTCTCCCTGTAGTAAGGGGAATGGGCCTGCGCGTAATGGAGGAGCTCCCCGAGAGCCCGGTCATGGCTTCCTTCTTCTTCCGGCACCAGTGACGCAAGCTCCTCAGACTCGATGGCTGCCCAGCGCACCAGGCGCGCAAGCTGCCAGGAGCCGTCATGGGGAGCGCCCTTCTCCCCGATGTGGGCCCTTCCAAGGCCCGTGACGCGCGTGGCGCCCAGGGCGCAGAGGTCATAAGCCACGCGCTGAAGCTCTTCCCCCGTGCCAAGGAAGCTCACGGTCTGAAGCCTCTTCCCCACAGGCAGAAGCGCGCGGCGGACCTCCTCCCAGCGGCTGTATGGCTTGACTATGAGGCACCGGTTCAGGGGGGAACACGTGAAGGCCGGGTCGTGCTCTACGATGACGGTATATTCCGTTCCCCCGGCAGGAAAGGCTGCCCTTCCCTCGCCCAGAAGCGACGCGAAGACTGCCCGCTCGCGGTATTTCAGCAGCTCTATCTCCTCGTCCATGGTGAGCTCTCCCTGGGGGAGCTCCCGCGAGATACGGGCCAGGGCCTCCTCAAGAGCCGAGAGAAACTTGAGGAACACGGCGCCCTGGGGCTTCGCTTCCACATAGAGGACCTGCGGCGATGAGCAGGCGCGCTGCTCCCACATCGCCACATCAAGCGCCAGGGCCCGGCAGATCTCCTTGAGCGGGCGGAGGGTGAGGCCCCTCCTGGTGACCAGGGCAAGGCTGTATTTGGGCCCGTAAGAGACAAGCTCACAGGAGAGAGGAAGATCACTCCGGTATGCCTCGACGGCCTTTTCACCGCCCCAGACCACGACGGCATCACAGGCCTTCTTGAGGGCCTCTTCCACGGCACGCTCGCCTCCCCTGAAAGAGAGGAGGGAGAAGCTCCCCGAAACAAGCCCCTCGTCATCGACCTCCCTGAGGCTCTCTGCGAAAAGGAGGGGGAAGAGGGGATCGTCGCCGGAGAACTTCAGGATATTGACGTTTTTCGTCAGGAGCCCGTGCACAAGGCTGTCAATGCCGCCGATAAAGACATTCCCGGCGCTCACATGGAGGACAAGCCCCAGGGGCAGTGCCTTGACAAGGACGCTTGTGGGGCCATTCCTGACCCAACGGTCAAGGGCGCCCGGTGTGCCGAGCTCCGTGGCGACCTTCTTTTCAAGCTCACTGCGGCTGAGGAGCGCCGCAAGCGTCTCCAGTGCCCTTTCCACCATGGTGGGGTGGAACCCCGTCAGCAGAGGCATCATGGCAAGGGCCTTCTTCCTGGGGCCGTAGCTTTTATCGGCCCACCGCCTCCCTGCACGGTCAAGGACGGCGATGATCCTGTCAAGGGGAGAGCTCCTGAGGCGCTCTTTTATCTCCAAAGCCCTTAAAACCAGGCTGGTGATGTCCTTTTCCTCCAGGGGAGCCTCGGAGCGGACCTCCTTGCCGAATAGATAATGCCTGAGCGAGGCCTTCATGAGGGATCACCGCCCTCTTTCGACTTCTCAAGGACATCGAGGGCGGCGATGGCGCATCCCCTGTGCTTGCGCACCCCCCCCCTGCCAACAAGCTCTATGTAGGGGCCATTTCTCCCGCAGGGGCACTCCCTGTGAAGGACGGCCACGTCGGTGGTGAGCAGCGAGATGGCGGGGAAGCTGTGCAGATAAGGCGTCACAAGGTGCATGATGCCGGGCTCACCATACGGGAGGATACGGAGATCGCGCGGGTGCCTTATATATACCCGTGAATAGAGGGGGACATGAAAATTCCCGCGCTCGCACTCGCAGTAAGGAACGCCATGCTCCACCATCCCGAGGAGATCGCGGATGTTCTCGGGCGGTATGCCGAGCCACCGGCTCACCTCTTCCCTGAACAGGCTCTTGGGCACCTCCTTGTCGCCGAGGGTCTTCCATCCCCCTCCGGTGATGAGAAAGGTCCTCTCCCCGAAGTGAAAAGGCTTTCCCCTGAGGCGCACCGCTTCTTCCAGGACATCGTAAAGGAAGCTCGGGAAGCCCAGGATCCTCATGGGATACGGGCTCTTCTGGAAGCGCTCAAGGGTTCTGCGGCAGAGGTCCCTGTCAAGGGAGAACTCCCCCTCCCTCCAGGTGATGGTATAGACGGCCCGGTTCACCGAGGTGAGTCCCGTGAGGAGCCTGTCGGAAAAGGCGGTTCCCAGGTTCTTCGCAACGTAAGGATCATAGGTGAAGCAGAGGTAATTCACCTTTTCCTTCCTGTCGGCCATTTGAAAGGACTCGTAAATATTCCACACTATCTTCCTGATGCGGGAGAGAGACACCTTGTCAAGGTACGTGGCGCTCTTCTGGCCTGTCGTGCCGCTCGAGGTGAGCACAAGGGCAATCTTTTCATCGGGAACAGAGGTGAGCTTCCGCTCCTTGAAAATGGTGACGAAGAGATAAGGGATAGAGGGAATGTCCTCGAAGCGCCGAAGCGCTCTCGGCGTGAATCCCCGCAGGTCACAGAGCTTCCGGTAAGGCCCGCACCGTGCATAGTGGAAGGAAAAGGCCCTCTGCATTGCCTTGAGAAAAAGCATGTCCCGCTCCGGCGAGAAATGAAAGGCTTCCTTTGTCCCGATAAGATCGCGCACGGCATCACTGGGCATTTTCAAGGTCCTCCCAGAGGCGCTCCGTATAGAGCTTGAAAAATGCCTGCAGGTACGAGCGGGTGAACTCGGTGAGCTTGAGGCTCTTGAAGTGCGGGGGCACGAAGGTGTTGCAGCACACCACGTAATCAAGCCTGTTCCCGTCACTCTCGAGCTTTGCCGCGGGGAAATAGGCGCAGGGAATGAAGTGGGCCTCGTAGGCTATCTTCTGGTAGTGGGGGTCCCGGGCCGGGAGCAGAAGCTCCAGGTACGTCACTCCCATGGACTCGCAGTAGTTGCTCGTCTCGGAGAGAACCCAGAGGAGATCGTCCTGGTCGGTCTTCAGGCCCGTGATGCCGCCATAGCCGTCATTCTCCTGGTAGTGCAGGTAGACCACTGTCGAGCGGTCAGCGGTGGAGAGCCTGATCTGGGGATAGTGAAGGGGGAAGAAGCTGAACATGAGCTCCCCCTTGTCCCTTTCCCGGTAATATTCCCACTCAACGTCCTTGGATTTTTCAATCTCGAACTGGAGGTGCTCCCTTTCGGCGAGGCGCTCCACTTTCACCTGCTCCACGCGGGCCATCTCGAGGGCCAGCATATCCCTGATGATGCCGTAAATCCTGTCTGACTCGGGTGTGAGGATCGGGTGGTTCTTGCGCTTCGCCAGGACGCCGGGCCGGTAATAGACCTTGAGGCCATGGGTCTCATAGAGCTTCAGCTTTCTGACGTTGGGAAAAATACCGGTGTCGATGAAGCCCAGGTCCAGCAGATCGCGGTGAAAGCCCATGGAGACGAAGGTCCTCACGACGGCGTAGATGAGCTCGCAGCAGTTCTTCTCCTCGGTGAGATAATGGATCCCGCGCTTTATGGATTTCACCATCATCTTGTTTCCCCTGAAGGAGGGGACCACTACGCCGGCAAAGGTCTTCCCGATAAGGTTTGCGGGGTCCACGACAAAGATCACCGACCCCACGAGGCCGCCTTCATGCTCGTTGAGGAGCCAGAGGTAATTGGGATCGTTGAGGGCCCATTTCATCTTGGCGGCGTCATTCACCTCGGGAAGGGTGTAGGTGCCGCCATAGACCAGCTCGTAAAGGGACTTTATGCGCTCCATATCATCTTCCCTGGCGACGCGGAGCGTCACCTCAAGGTCATCTGAGACGTGGAGCTTTTCATTGATTTCATGACGACTGGTTTCTCCGAGCGAGTTCAAGAGAATCCCCCCTGCCACCTGCTCCTGGAATCACCGGAGGGTGATTTTTCACCTTATGATATGCCTATTTCCCCAAAAAGTCAACCCCACCCCCCGTGTCGAATATCTTCAGAATAATGGACGCTGTTCTCCGGGTTACCGAGATTTTCAGGAGCATCCAGGGGGAGTCGTCTTATCAGGGCCTCCCCTGCACCTTTGTGCGCCTGGCGGGCTGCAATCTCCGCTGCACATGGTGCGACACCTCCTATTCCCACGAGGGAGGAGAGGCCATGGCCGCGAGCGAGGTATACCGCCATGTGAAGAGCCTGGGAGTGAGCCACGTGGAAATCACGGGCGGCGAACCCCTCCTTCAGCAGGCCGTCATACCCCTCATGGAGAGACTTCTCGATGACGGCTCCACTGTGCTGCTTGAGACCAACGGGAGCCTCGATATCTCCCCGGTGCCGCGAGGGGTGATAAGGATCATGGACATCAAGTGCCCCGGGAGCGCCATGGAATCCCGTATGCGCTTTGAGAACATCAGGCATCTGCGGCCGAAGGACGAGGTGAAGTTCATCCTCACGGGAAGGGCAGATTACGAGTGGGCTCTCAAGGCAATCAGGGAGCATGGCATCAGGGAAAGAGCAAAAATCCTCATGGGGTGCACTTCCCTTGAGCTTTATGCCTCCCTCTGCGACTGGATACTGGCCGACAGCCTCGATGCCAGGATCAACGTGCAGCTCCACAAGATCATCTGGGGGCCCTCGTCACGGCGGTGACGAGGGCAGGAGAAAGAGGGCGGGAAGCGAATTCTGGGAGAGGGAGATAGAATGGCAAAAGAAAAGAGTGCAGGACTGGCGGGAACATTAGGGCTCCTCACGTGCTACGGTATCGCCATGGCGTACGTCGAGGCCATGGTGGTCGTCTACCTGCGCAGGCTTCTGCCCCTCTCGCAGTGGAACGTCGAGGTGACCGATCTCCACAGCCTCACCATGTTTCTCAGCAGGCACCATGTGCTGTGGACCGAGCAGACCCGCGAGGCCGCCACCATCATCATGATTCTCGCCGTGGCCCTCCTCGCAGGCGGGACGCTGCGCATGAAAGCGGGGGCCTTTCTTTACACCTTCGCCATCTGGGACCTTTTTTATTACATCTTTCTTTACGCCCTTATCAAGTGGCCTCCAACCCTGGCCACAGGCGACGTGCTCTTCCTGATTCCCCGGCCCTGGGTCTCACCCGTCTATGTGCCGGTGATCATCTCGCTCGCCATGCTCATGCTCTCCCTCTTTGTCATGGGGGGAAAACAGAATGGGGGAGGGAAGGCAAAGAAAGCCTCAAAGGGGAAGGCATGACCTGCACTCCTCACACCAGGCGCGATATATCCCTGAGGGCCTCCCTCACTGGATTGCGGGAATCGCCCTGAAGGGCTTCCCAGGCATC includes:
- the polA gene encoding DNA polymerase I — protein: MTEKPPMLLLVDGHGLAYRAFYALPPLETSKREKVNALYGFATMLLKVLDEVKPDFVAASFDKAPPSERLREYCDYKAHRQKMPEDLAGQLDAIEKLVDLFGIPIVFEHGHEADDCIGTLAVKAEKEGLEVMIVSADRDFLQLVSPAVKVLSPHRGISEFVVFDEEKVKAKYGLTPSQIVDLKAIAGDSSDNLPGVAGIGDVTARKLLAEFGSLEGILSSLERVPPRFRGLLEKDRDLARRDRKLAVIRTDLDITFDRELFRFGPPAGESLKAFLEHFEFKSLLKKLFPAEILPQADGAASLECCVLDGEERLEKLLEDLKESGCPVLFGAGPGSALSGLAIAPSRDVLYYLPLSGAEEELLAAVMGALASCREIGGFAMKGILRLLLTKGLPLPRNIYDAAMASFLLEPGEGAQKLPSVYRRFAGKVLEAPFEALGGKGEVPAAAVKSCALAGASAIAELVPILKERIAEESLEKVLYEVELPLIAVLAALEHRGIYCDAALLREASGVLGRRAEALEEEIHVMAGEKFNISSPKKLGEILFGKLSIPGKTRTTQGYSTAQDVLSELAPLYPIVDKILEFREVKKLQNTYADALPAMVSPLTGRIHTTFNARGTATGRLSSSEPNLQNIPVRTALGHLIRKAFRPELEGHLLVSVDYSQIELRVMAHLSGDERMIKVFREGGDIHAMTASELFGAAAGDVDPSLRRKAKEINFGILYGMSGHGLAQRIAVSRKEAGDYISRYMERFPAVRLFIERTIREAEERGYVATLFGRKRWIPDIRSRNMHVKKAAERIAINTPVQGSAADIIKRAMIAVDDALQDLPGAMVLQIHDELLFEVEEIRHIELASAVKALMEGIVALSVPMEVHVKRGKNWSELEPFEAHASPAKKEVESTP
- a CDS encoding protein kinase, producing the protein MENLLKTGSLLRERYKIKKVLYEGRFYNIYLAEDPETKGTIQITEFHLAKLPPAKRSLTEEQFLEAIDLRKALSHPMLPTVLDGFYHEDHAYLVMTYGGGLSLEQYLTMAVNPFTVPEAIERGLKIIDALAYLYDRPSPLPFSHLDAPHILIDEQANMSLMGFGLHIFLDHYFSSTDPYAFCAPEISEGKAFSIQSAVYALGALLYYMTTKQKFDIRSKANARPREVIKDMPAGFDEVLEKALAKEPASRFIDMETFSRKLREVINPPPPPPEQVPEVTPKEGTLQKETSRFVKWFVRGAIIACAVLAVLAAPFLIKSFIKGQKPPGADMAYVLPEEKNQILIFDLKTGKEQAWVTFLGTAKAIGIAENGERLFIARKEKSILVADAKSGSSLGSFPLEDEPSNLIVAPQGPFLYITGTNSPDITAWDSDTLKTDCLITSGVTCRALAASPDGSAIFAAGIESREIAVIDSVKKSITASFSLEESADEIVATRDGTFLLVLSSGKTAFYQIGAKSLAKELMLGKGQKHGAAARGKEGPDYAYVACESDGAIFVLDCASFSVVKKTVTRGVPRALAVYEGGKVLYVATVAPESLLLFDSATLRLIKEYPLPFKPSSLLVH
- the ispF gene encoding 2-C-methyl-D-erythritol 2,4-cyclodiphosphate synthase, whose amino-acid sequence is MTMFEAFGERAGKVIKDAEEEARAMGHKLVGTEHLLLAIIAEDDCFPSKVLKKYGYTADAVRQEILSLAGWGDKLDFGGGLIFDPSTKRALEQALEEMASSGGESILVEHLFMGITFRTETVASVIIQKRGHLARCRDEVQRFVAEACREAHAGILDGEGRRTGRERVPASRDFLRPIEDRVLFLEERMNALSQALQSTRYRTGIGFDSHRFSPGRPLVLGGVTIPYSLGLLGHSDADVLVHAIIDALLGAMASGDIGSRFPDTDERYRDAESLRLLESTGEMASKEGFSIVHLDSIVITEKPRLAPHRASMAGNIARALSVPPEAVSVKAKTAEGMGFVGEGQGIAAFASVLVTFAGSR
- a CDS encoding acyl-CoA reductase, with protein sequence MKASLRHYLFGKEVRSEAPLEEKDITSLVLRALEIKERLRSSPLDRIIAVLDRAGRRWADKSYGPRKKALAMMPLLTGFHPTMVERALETLAALLSRSELEKKVATELGTPGALDRWVRNGPTSVLVKALPLGLVLHVSAGNVFIGGIDSLVHGLLTKNVNILKFSGDDPLFPLLFAESLREVDDEGLVSGSFSLLSFRGGERAVEEALKKACDAVVVWGGEKAVEAYRSDLPLSCELVSYGPKYSLALVTRRGLTLRPLKEICRALALDVAMWEQRACSSPQVLYVEAKPQGAVFLKFLSALEEALARISRELPQGELTMDEEIELLKYRERAVFASLLGEGRAAFPAGGTEYTVIVEHDPAFTCSPLNRCLIVKPYSRWEEVRRALLPVGKRLQTVSFLGTGEELQRVAYDLCALGATRVTGLGRAHIGEKGAPHDGSWQLARLVRWAAIESEELASLVPEEEGSHDRALGELLHYAQAHSPYYREKLKDLAWPAVPFLERSDIYLNSPPKGTGLLTGSLEGASVFASGGSTGAPKFCIYGHGEFDEVAGVLAEVYRIAGITARDVVANLFMAGNLWTSFLAANGALEKIGSVTLPIAGNADLELIISYLDLFRPTALIGLPSVIIQLAEALEKRSRPLELKTILYGGEHLSDEVKEYLRKVFSAGNIMSAGYASVDAGPVGYQCPHCTGSVHHLLTEYQVLEVIDPETGGTAAPGVTGELVITNLKRRLMPVIRYRTGDAGRLIEGQCPCGRSDGLFELMGRCDDVVRVGTVSIYPDEIEHHLAAFPAVSHLFQIVAKSAARKDHLVIRVESRLDEAKDQRYLAGTIRRAILEGHGELAEALREKWLGSLSVEIVPKGSLPRVARTGKIKKVLDLRRHDNV
- a CDS encoding acyl-protein synthetase — encoded protein: MPSDAVRDLIGTKEAFHFSPERDMLFLKAMQRAFSFHYARCGPYRKLCDLRGFTPRALRRFEDIPSIPYLFVTIFKERKLTSVPDEKIALVLTSSGTTGQKSATYLDKVSLSRIRKIVWNIYESFQMADRKEKVNYLCFTYDPYVAKNLGTAFSDRLLTGLTSVNRAVYTITWREGEFSLDRDLCRRTLERFQKSPYPMRILGFPSFLYDVLEEAVRLRGKPFHFGERTFLITGGGWKTLGDKEVPKSLFREEVSRWLGIPPENIRDLLGMVEHGVPYCECERGNFHVPLYSRVYIRHPRDLRILPYGEPGIMHLVTPYLHSFPAISLLTTDVAVLHRECPCGRNGPYIELVGRGGVRKHRGCAIAALDVLEKSKEGGDPS
- a CDS encoding radical SAM protein, producing MDAVLRVTEIFRSIQGESSYQGLPCTFVRLAGCNLRCTWCDTSYSHEGGEAMAASEVYRHVKSLGVSHVEITGGEPLLQQAVIPLMERLLDDGSTVLLETNGSLDISPVPRGVIRIMDIKCPGSAMESRMRFENIRHLRPKDEVKFILTGRADYEWALKAIREHGIRERAKILMGCTSLELYASLCDWILADSLDARINVQLHKIIWGPSSRR